One window from the genome of Anabaena sphaerica FACHB-251 encodes:
- a CDS encoding DUF2256 domain-containing protein — MGRTVSKSDLPEKICIVCQRPFTWRKKWQDCWDEVKYCSERCRRRRSEAKGDC, encoded by the coding sequence ATGGGACGTACTGTTTCTAAATCTGACTTGCCTGAAAAAATCTGTATAGTCTGTCAACGTCCCTTCACTTGGCGGAAAAAATGGCAAGATTGTTGGGATGAAGTTAAATATTGCTCAGAACGTTGTCGTCGTCGTCGTTCTGAAGCTAAAGGGGATTGCTGA